One window of the Salvia miltiorrhiza cultivar Shanhuang (shh) chromosome 6, IMPLAD_Smil_shh, whole genome shotgun sequence genome contains the following:
- the LOC130989584 gene encoding uncharacterized protein LOC130989584 has product MEMKPSFYKTLMNLPPKLGLPKGFTDKYGQLLSEKATLRNAGGKTWKVRIEKLEKKEEDDDYFFTEGWTKFSQDMGLEIFELLVFSHAGNSTFDVSVYAATTLEKDVGNPVLSCRVQLKEYEFYKFYFPKSFATACGLMEKTKVWFEYEGGESVRVILTVKGRLAVGRGWSGFMKPNAITTNKTYSFQFLPKENVIRVRPDSR; this is encoded by the exons ATGGAGATGAAGCCTTCATTCTACAAGACCTTGATGAACCTCCCTCCCAAACTC GGATTGCCTAAAGGTTTCACGGATAAGTATGGCCAACTCTTGTCCGAGAAGGCTACGTTGAGAAACGCGGGCGGCAAAACATGGAAGGTTAGGATCGAGAAActggaaaaaaaagaagaagacgaTGATTACTTCTTCACGGAAGGATGGACCAAATTCTCTCAAGACATGGGCCTTGAGATCTTCGAGTTGCTCGTGTTTTCTCACGCCGGAAACTCCACATTCGACGTCTCCGTGTATGCAGCCACCACACTGGAGAAGGATGTGGGGAATCCGGTACTGTCGTGCCGAGTTCAGTTGAAGGAATACGAATTCTATAAATTT TATTTTCCGAAGAGTTTTGCAACGGCGTGTGGTTTGATGGAGAAAACAAAGGTGTGGTTTGAGTATGAGGGCGGGGAGAGTGTGCGAGTTATTTTGACGGTTAAGGGCCGGCTTGCTGTTGGTCGGGGCTGGTCCGGATTCATGAAACCAAACGCCATCACTACTAACAAAACTTACTCTTTCCAGTTCCTTCCCAAAGAGAATGTGATTAGGGTTCGACCAGACTCTCGTTAG